Part of the Tenacibaculum sp. SZ-18 genome, CTAATTCTTTACCTACCAAACTTCCAATTGCAACTCCCATTCCTCCTAATCGAACTCCGCAGAAAACATTATCTGAAATTGGTTTTACAATACTTTTCTTTTGATTTCCAACACCCATAATTCCGCTCCATCTATGTTCAATTTCAAAATTTGAATTTGGTAAAATTGTCGTTCTTAATAATTCTTCTAGCTTATTTTGAACTATTTCAGTTAATGAAAAATCGGTTGTTTCTTCTGCTTTAAAATCTAAATTTCTTCCACCACCAAATAGAATTCTATTATCAATATTTCTGAAATAATAATAACCTTTATCTAAATGAAAAGTTCCTTTAATAGGTAAATTATCGATGCGCTTAGTTATTAACACCTGAGCTCTTGCCGGTTTAACCTCTTCACTTATCAAATGTTTTGAAAATCCGTTAGTAGTTATTAATAATTTATTCGTTGTAAAAGTAGCTTCATCTGTTTCTATAGTAACATGATTACCTTCGTCTTCGAAATTTAAAACTGTTATGTTATTCAAAATTGAGACACCAATTTCTTGACATTTCTTTACTAAATGAAACATCATTTTTCCAGTATCAATTTGACCTTCAAAGTTATTTACAATGTAATTTTCCTCTATATTTTTAAAGTTGTAAATATTATTACATTCCGAAAAAACATCTTCTTTAAAGATTGATGACAAAAGTTTATTAATCTCATCTTTTCTTAACAAACATTCATGATACAAATCTTTATCATCAAACAATTCGTATCCATTATTCTGTTGAAAATCTATTTTATCATCTCCTAAATTCTGACGTAAAAATTGTAAACCTTCCCATCTTCTTTTAACTAAACTTATAACTTCTTCTTCAGAATGAGAATTCAAATCGTCTATTAACTCTGATAAACTTCCAAAACAAGCAAAACCTGCATTTTTAGTACTCGCTCCTTGAGGTAATGTTCCTTTTTCTAATACTAAAACTTTAGCATTTGGATGGTTCTTTTTCAAGTTTAAAGCGCAATTCAACCCAACAATTCCGCTTCCTACAATGGTAAAATCAACTTGTTGAAACCATTGCTTAATTTCCCAATAACTTAATTGATTCATAAACTAAAACTATAAAATTCGTTTCATATAAATTTGTACTTTGGTATAAAACTTGAAACTCTTTAGAAAAACACCTTGTATGAAATTATTAAAACTTCTTTCTATTCCGTTAATACTTTTGATACTCACCAAGTGTGCAAGTTATAAATTGGAAAACAAAACACCGTTTAAGATTATTTCTGCGACATCAAATGCGAGAGTTGGAGGAATGCCCGGTTCTCCTGGAGGCACTCAAGTTAAAATAATTTATACTTCTGAAAATAAAATTCAATTTGATAGTATTTACTTTCAAGGAAAAAAAGTTAAAGCCAGTAATTTTGATTCAGGGAATCAAAAAATAGTTTCTGCAAATATTTACCATAGTGCAGTAAAAAAAGATATTGAAATGAACGGCGATGCTAAAAAAGAATATGGAAATACTCTTACTGCAAGCAAAATCACCATTCCATTTAAACTAAAAGAAGATGAACTCGTTATCAGTTATATTATAAAAAATAAAACAAAATACTATAAAGTGAGACCAGTTAAAAAAGGAGAAACAATTTTTATGCAATAAACAGTATAAAATAATACTTCAAAGTCGCTTTAATAGCGACTTTGTTTTTTTTGGCATGCATTTTGACATAGACTTTTCATAACTATAAAAACTTATACTTATGAAAGCAATAAAATTACTTTTCGCACTTTTTTTATCCGTCTCAATCACATCATGTGTTGTTGTAAATGATGATCCATTAGATGATGATTTTATCTCTTTAGAAGAAGTTGTAGGAGGATATGATTTATGGTATGTTGATTTTCATAGAACAATAGGAACTTCTGAAGTACCTTATTTATCAAGAGCATTTACCGTATCATTTTTTAACGGTGATTTATATGCCAATAATAATATTGTAGATATTGGTAAAACTGGAAACGGTTTAGGTATTCTAGTAGGAAGTTATAGAACTTATAATGATGGTGTTATAGAAACTCGTCATAATTTAGATGGCAACTATAGTTTCGAAGTTATTCAAATTTCAGCTAATGAAATAAGATTAAATGATTTACAAAGTAATGTGAGTTATTTATTAGTTGGTTATCAAAGAAATAACTTTGATTACGATATGTTATTCTATGATAATATAGAATACTTTTTACAAGAGTATGTAGCTTGGGAAAGAACAAGCACTGCAAATGGAACACCAAACCCTTTTGATAGTGAGCATTTCTTACAGTTTACTCCTGAAAACGTTACCACTTTTTATTCATCTAATGATTCGTTTGGCACAGATATTGATTTAATCAACTGGGACTATATAGGGAGTTATCGAATAGATGATATCATTGATTATAATGACTTGAAGTTTTTAACACTTTATTATGAAGGTGGTGATACTGAAGAATTTGAATTAAGCGTTATTAATGATGGAACAATAGAGTTATTTCATTTAAGTAGTAATACAACATACGTTTTCGAAGGTAGAGGCTTCATCCAATATTTAAAAGGAGAAGGAAAAATTAAGAAACCAGCTGTAAGGAACAGTGGAAGAAAACGTATTAAAATAGAAAGAAAAAAAATAAATAGAAGAGTTTAAAAATAAAGTTTGGTTAGTTGATTTTTGGTTGGTTTTTTATGAAAAACCAACTCAAGAAACCGCCTCATTAAAGGGCGGTTTTCTATTTTTTATAACATAGGGTTTACATAAAAAGTATATGATTTATTGACAATTTATTTCTTCTTGTTTAAAAATAAAGTTTCGCATTATAGATCAATTAATTAATTTTACACTAGACTTCAACGCATGTGTTAAATTATTGCTGTGATTTCCTAAAATTAATAATTAGATATCTGAAAGTATGAAGTTCCTACTAAATATAAACTTATGGGTATAATTGCTACTAATTTTAATGAACAAATAGAGCTTTTGAAGAGTCGAGGAATGGAATTAGATTATTCAGAAGAAAAAGTAAAAGAGTTTCTTTTGGATATTGGTTATTATCGTCTAGGATTTTATTGGAATCCGTTTGAAATTGATAATAAACATAATTTTCAAAAAGGAACTAAATTCTCGGATATTATTAAATTGTATTATTTAGATGTAGATTTAAGAAATTTATTATCCAGATATATTAATAGGATCGAGATAAACTTCAGAGCTAAAATTATTTATTATGTATCAAATAAATTTAAAGGTTCACCAACTTGGTTTTTTGATCCTGCAATAATGATGGCTTCTTTTGTTTCTCAACCCGAAAAGTATTATAATTCTAAGTTTATTAGTAATAATAAACCAATTAAAATGCATCACAGAAAGTATATAAATGATAAGTATGCACCAGCATGGAAAACTCTTGAATTTTTCACTTTTGGTACTATACTAACAATATATCAAAACATTAAAGATGAAGGAATAAAAGGAAGAATATCAAATGTTTATGGAGTTAGGGATGTTAAAAAATTCATCAATCTGATGTCAAACACATTGTTAATTAGAAACTTATGTGCTCATGGTGATATAATGTTTGACTTCAGGGCTCCAAAAGGATTATCAGTAATACCCGATATTACATTTAATAAAGGAGATAGAAATTCATTAGATGCAAGTATTAAAGTTATTTTATATTTTCTAGGTAAAATTTCTATTAATAGGCAAAACGATTTAGGAAAAGAACTACAAGTTCTATTT contains:
- a CDS encoding NAD(P)/FAD-dependent oxidoreductase encodes the protein MNQLSYWEIKQWFQQVDFTIVGSGIVGLNCALNLKKNHPNAKVLVLEKGTLPQGASTKNAGFACFGSLSELIDDLNSHSEEEVISLVKRRWEGLQFLRQNLGDDKIDFQQNNGYELFDDKDLYHECLLRKDEINKLLSSIFKEDVFSECNNIYNFKNIEENYIVNNFEGQIDTGKMMFHLVKKCQEIGVSILNNITVLNFEDEGNHVTIETDEATFTTNKLLITTNGFSKHLISEEVKPARAQVLITKRIDNLPIKGTFHLDKGYYYFRNIDNRILFGGGRNLDFKAEETTDFSLTEIVQNKLEELLRTTILPNSNFEIEHRWSGIMGVGNQKKSIVKPISDNVFCGVRLGGMGVAIGSLVGKELAELL
- a CDS encoding Abi family protein, encoding MGIIATNFNEQIELLKSRGMELDYSEEKVKEFLLDIGYYRLGFYWNPFEIDNKHNFQKGTKFSDIIKLYYLDVDLRNLLSRYINRIEINFRAKIIYYVSNKFKGSPTWFFDPAIMMASFVSQPEKYYNSKFISNNKPIKMHHRKYINDKYAPAWKTLEFFTFGTILTIYQNIKDEGIKGRISNVYGVRDVKKFINLMSNTLLIRNLCAHGDIMFDFRAPKGLSVIPDITFNKGDRNSLDASIKVILYFLGKISINRQNDLGKELQVLFDKFNKNENLKKIIKEKINYLDI